From Apium graveolens cultivar Ventura chromosome 9, ASM990537v1, whole genome shotgun sequence, the proteins below share one genomic window:
- the LOC141686776 gene encoding putative protein phosphatase 2C 72 — protein MGICISTASSDQIYALEHGPENVVYYEEINNIADGIQRLGSLHTQEGSKGLNQDCAIIYEGFGMEYVTFCGVFDGHGANGHTVSRLVRNRLPSLLLNQMIDIAKNNTISYNDKDFEKWKEACVSAFRVMDKEIKLTENLDCACSGTTAVTVTKQGDDLLIANLGDSRAVLGTMSKNGIRAVQLTTDLKPSVPLEAERIRACNGRVLALKDESHVQRVWLPHEDTPGLAMSRAFGDFILKNHGVISTPHVTSHRLTFSDQFLVLATDGVWDVLSNNEVVSIIWTAKSEEAAKAVVDAASAAWKHKYPASRRDDCTVICLFFQSSLHHITKSQT, from the exons ATGGGGATCTGTATATCCACTGCATCTTCTGATCAGATATATGCTCTTGAGCATGGCCCTGAGAATGTTGTGTATTATGAAGAAATAAACAATATAGCCGATGGAATTCAGAGACTTGGTTCTCTCCATACTCAGGAAGGTAGTAAAGGGCTGAATCAAGATTGCGCGATTATTTACGAG GGCTTTGGCATGGAATATGTAACTTTTTGTGGAGTTTTTGATGGTCATGGAGCAAATGGTCACACGGTCAGTAGGTTGGTAAGAAATCGCTTGCCTTCGTTGCTCTTGAATCAAATGATTGATATTGCGAAAAACAATACAATATCGTACAACGATAAAGATTTTGAGAAGTGGAAAGAGGCTTGTGTTAGTGCATTCAGAGTGATGGATAAAGAGATTAAGCTTACAGAGAACTTAGACTGCGCTTGCAGTGGTACCACTGCCGTTACAGTTACAAAACAG GGTGATGATCTTCTTATAGCCAATTTGGGTGATTCACGAGCAGTGTTGGGCACGATGAGCAAAAATGGAATCCGGGCTGTTCAGTTAACCACGGACTTGAAGCCATCTGTTCCTC TGGAAGCAGAGAGAATCAGAGCTTGTAATGGTCGTGTGCTAGCACTTAAAGACGAATCACACGTTCAACGAGTCTGGTTGCCTCATGAAGACACTCCAGGCCTAGCCATGTCTCGAGCTTTTGGAGACTTCATACTTAAGAATCACGGTGTTATTTCCACTCCTCATGTCACCAGTCACCGTTTAACTTTCTCTGACCAATTCCTTGTTCTCGCAACTGATGGA GTCTGGGATGTGCTAAGCAACAATGAAGTAGTATCGATTATCTGGACAGCGAAGAGCGAAGAAGCGGCCAAGGCAGTAGTGGATGCAGCCTCAGCTGCCTGGAAACACAAGTACCCAGCTTCAAGGAGAGATGATTGTACTGTGATATGTCTGTTTTTTCAAAGCAGTTTGCATCACATTACAAAGTCACAAACATGA
- the LOC141682872 gene encoding vacuolar-processing enzyme-like — MIRYLAGAVVLVVLVSISAVVESRHDILGGVLKLPSEVPSFFRAVSDDDDSVGTRWAVLIAGSNGYWNYRHQADICHAYQLLRRGGVKEENIVVFMYDDIAYDEENPRPGVIINSPHGSDVYNGVPKDYTGEDVTVNNVFAAILGNKSATTGGSGKVVESGPNDHIFIYYSDHGGPGVLGMPTNPYMYAGDLVDVLKKKHASGTYKSLVFYLEACESGSIFEGLLPEGLNIYATTASNAYESSWGTYCPGEYPSPPQEYETCLGDLYSVAWMEDSDIHNLRTETLRQQYQEVKKRTSNDNSGWGSHVMQYGDLKLSTEELFMYMGTNPANDNFTFVEDNSLRLSATKAVNQRDADLLHFWDKYRKAPEGSARKIKAQKQFSEAMSHRMHLDNSVQLIGKLLFGIDSGSEVLKTVRPAGEPLVDDWLCLKTLVRTFETYCGSLSQYGMKHMRSIANMCNAGISEEQMSEASAQACLTFPSNPWSSVSKGFTA; from the exons ATGATACGATATCTCGCCGGAGCAGTGGTGCTTGTAGTGCTTGTTTCTATCTCTGCCGTTGTTGAGAGCCGGCATGATATTTTAGGTGGCGTGTTGAAGTTGCCTTCTGAGGTTCCGAGTTTTTTCCGGGCTGTTTCCGATGACGATGACTCCGTTGGAACCAGATGGGCGGTTCTGATTGCTGGATCCAACGGTTACTGGAATTATAGACACCAG GCTGATATATGCCATGCCTATCAACTCTTGAGGAGAGGAGGTGTCAAAGAAGAGAATATTGTTGTCTTCATGTATGATGACATTGCATATGATGAAGAGAACCCAAGGCCCGGAGTAATTATTAACAGCCCTCATGGTTCTGATGTATATAATGGTGTTCCAAAG GATTACACTGGAGAAGATGTTACTGTCAACAATGTTTTTGCTGCTATTCTTGGCAACAAATCTGCTACTACTGGAGGGAGTGGGAAGGTTGTGGAAAGTGGTCCAAATGATCACATTTTCATATACTACTCTGACCATGGCGGCCCTGGTGTACTTG GGATGCCAACAAATCCTTACATGTATGCTGGTGACCTGGTTGATGTATTAAAAAAGAAACATGCTTCTGGAACATATAAAAGCTTG GTATTTTACCTTGAAGCTTGTGAATCTGGAAGTATCTTTGAGGGTCTGCTTCCTGAAGGTTTAAATATCTATGCAACCACAGCCTCCAATGCATATGAGAGCAGCTGGGGAACCTATTGTCCGGGAGAGTATCCCAGCCCTCCCCAAGAATATGAAACTTGTTTAGGTGACTTGTATAGTGTTGCGTGGATGGAGGACAG TGATATACACAATTTGCGCACGGAAACACTACGGCAGCAATATCAAGAG GTTAAAAAGAGAACTTCAAATGACAATTCAGGCTGGGGTTCCCATGTCATGCAATATGGTGATCTCAAGCTTAGCACAGAGGAGCTTTTCATGTATATGGGGACAAATCCTGCAAATGATAACTTTACTTTCGTTGAAGATAACTCCCTTAGATTGTCAGCTACAAAAGCTGTTAATCAGCGGGATGCTGATCTATTACATTTTTGGGACAAG TACCGCAAGGCTCCTGAAGGCTCTGCTAGGAAAATCAAAGCTCAGAAACAGTTTTCTGAAGCTATGTCACATCGAATGCATCTAGACAATAGTGTACAACTTATAGGAAAACTCCTTTTTGGTATTGATAGTGGTTCTGAGGTGCTCAAAACAGTCCGTCCTGCTGGGGAACCTCTTGTCGATGACTGGCTCTGTCTTAAAACACTG GTTAGGACATTTGAAACATATTGTGGATCCTTATCTCAATACGGGATGAAGCACATGCGTTCTATTGCTAATATGTGCAATGCTGGAATCAGCGAGGAGCAGATGTCTGAGGCATCAGCACAAGCTTGTCTGACTTTTCCTAGTAATCCATGGAGCTCTGTCAGCAAGGGATTTACTGCGTAA